A DNA window from Maribellus comscasis contains the following coding sequences:
- a CDS encoding aminoacyl-tRNA deacylase: protein MPAKKLKAFLDEKDIKYVVIKHSSAFTAQEIAASTHVSGKEFAKTVMIKIDGKMAMAVLPASFQVDFNLLQEIFGTRKVSLASEAEFKYFFPDCELGAMPPFGNLYDLGVYVSETMAEDKMIAFNAGTHTEMIKLEYKDFERLVQPRVFKFSWKTVSIPGDPSERWELDY from the coding sequence ATGCCAGCAAAAAAACTAAAAGCTTTTCTTGATGAGAAGGACATAAAATATGTGGTAATAAAACATTCAAGTGCTTTTACTGCACAGGAAATTGCTGCGTCGACACATGTTTCAGGAAAAGAATTTGCAAAAACTGTGATGATTAAAATTGATGGAAAAATGGCAATGGCAGTTTTACCTGCTTCCTTTCAGGTAGATTTTAATCTTTTACAGGAGATTTTTGGAACCCGAAAGGTTTCACTGGCCAGTGAAGCTGAGTTTAAATATTTCTTCCCTGACTGTGAATTGGGAGCCATGCCACCGTTTGGAAATTTATATGATTTGGGAGTATATGTTTCGGAAACGATGGCTGAGGACAAAATGATCGCATTTAATGCAGGTACACATACCGAAATGATAAAATTGGAGTATAAAGATTTTGAGCGACTGGTTCAGCCACGAGTTTTTAAATTTTCATGGAAAACGGTTTCCATTCCCGGAGATCCCAGTGAGAGATGGGAACTTGACTATTAG